The Saccharopolyspora gloriosae genome has a segment encoding these proteins:
- the tkt gene encoding transketolase: MSVTDDLARLTTKRLPADWTELDQRAVDTVRVLAADAVEKCGSGHPGTAMSLAPAAYALFQRVMRHDPTDADWIGRDRFVLSAGHSSLTLYLQLFLSGYGLELDDIKALRTWDSKTPGHPEYWHTPGIETTTGPLGQGLANGVGMAIAARRERGLLDPESAPGESLFDHQIYVIASDGDIEEGVTSEASSLAGTQQLGNLTVIYDANEISIEDDTKIALSEDTAKRYEAYGWHVVTVDGGEDVSSILDALDAAKGKPEQPTLIVLRTVIGYPAPTKMNTGKAHGAALGGDEVSEIKKALGFDPEQTFEVSDEVLAHARKAVDRGQAAHAEWQERYDKWAAANPERKALLERIRVRELPAGWHEKLPTWEADGKGIATRKASGEVLAALADVLPELWGGSADLAESNNTTMKGVDSFGPAHISTNSWKAQPYGRTLHFGVREHAMGSILNGIALHGGTRPYGGTFLIFSDYMRPAVRLAALMKAPTIYVWTHDSIGLGEDGPTHQPIEQLSSLRAIPGLSVVRPADANETSFAWKAVLEDTTAPAGLALTRQGVPTLEGTDSEGVAKGGYVLAEASSGTPELVIIATGSEVQLAVEARKILEADGVATRVVSMPCVEWFDRQGKAYREQVLPPSVRARVSVEAGIAQSWHRFTGDLGENVSIEHFGASADYKTLFEKFGFTTDAVVDAARRSLENARSHA, from the coding sequence TGGCCCCCGCCGCCTACGCACTGTTCCAGCGCGTCATGCGGCACGACCCCACCGACGCCGACTGGATCGGCCGGGACCGCTTCGTGCTGTCCGCGGGCCACTCCAGCCTGACGCTGTACCTCCAGCTGTTCCTGTCCGGGTACGGGCTGGAGCTGGACGACATCAAGGCGCTGCGCACCTGGGACTCCAAGACCCCCGGTCACCCGGAGTACTGGCACACGCCCGGCATCGAGACCACCACCGGCCCGCTGGGCCAGGGTCTCGCCAACGGCGTCGGCATGGCCATCGCCGCCCGCCGCGAGCGCGGTCTGCTGGATCCGGAGTCGGCGCCGGGCGAGAGCCTGTTCGACCACCAGATCTACGTGATCGCCTCCGACGGCGACATCGAGGAGGGCGTCACCTCCGAAGCTTCGTCGCTGGCGGGCACTCAGCAGCTGGGCAACCTCACGGTGATCTACGACGCGAACGAGATCTCCATCGAGGACGACACCAAGATCGCGCTGTCCGAGGACACCGCGAAGCGCTACGAGGCCTACGGCTGGCACGTGGTGACCGTCGACGGCGGCGAGGACGTGTCCAGCATCCTCGACGCGCTGGACGCGGCCAAGGGCAAGCCCGAGCAGCCGACGCTGATCGTGCTGCGCACGGTGATCGGCTACCCGGCGCCGACCAAGATGAACACCGGCAAGGCGCACGGCGCCGCGCTGGGCGGCGACGAGGTCTCCGAGATCAAGAAGGCGCTGGGCTTCGACCCGGAGCAGACCTTCGAGGTCTCCGACGAGGTCCTCGCGCACGCCCGCAAGGCCGTCGACCGCGGCCAGGCCGCGCACGCCGAGTGGCAGGAGCGCTACGACAAGTGGGCCGCGGCGAACCCGGAGCGCAAGGCGCTGCTGGAGCGCATCCGCGTCCGCGAGCTGCCCGCCGGCTGGCACGAGAAGCTGCCGACGTGGGAGGCCGACGGCAAGGGCATCGCGACCCGCAAGGCCTCCGGTGAGGTGCTGGCCGCGCTGGCCGACGTGCTGCCGGAGCTGTGGGGCGGTTCCGCCGACCTGGCGGAGAGCAACAACACCACCATGAAGGGCGTCGACTCGTTCGGCCCCGCGCACATCTCCACCAACTCGTGGAAGGCCCAGCCGTACGGCCGGACGCTGCACTTCGGCGTTCGCGAGCACGCCATGGGCTCGATCCTCAACGGCATCGCGCTGCACGGCGGCACCCGCCCCTACGGCGGCACCTTCCTGATCTTCAGCGACTACATGCGGCCCGCGGTGCGGCTCGCGGCGCTGATGAAGGCCCCGACGATCTACGTGTGGACGCACGACTCGATCGGCCTGGGCGAGGACGGCCCGACGCACCAGCCGATCGAGCAGCTGTCCTCGCTGCGCGCCATCCCCGGCCTGTCCGTGGTCCGCCCGGCGGACGCGAACGAGACCTCGTTCGCGTGGAAGGCCGTGCTGGAGGACACCACCGCCCCCGCCGGTCTGGCGCTAACCCGCCAGGGCGTGCCGACGCTGGAGGGCACCGACTCCGAGGGTGTCGCCAAGGGCGGCTACGTGCTGGCCGAGGCGTCCTCCGGCACGCCGGAGCTGGTGATCATCGCCACGGGTTCCGAGGTCCAGCTGGCCGTTGAGGCCAGGAAGATCCTGGAGGCCGACGGCGTTGCCACTCGTGTGGTGTCGATGCCGTGCGTCGAGTGGTTCGACCGGCAGGGCAAGGCCTACCGCGAGCAGGTGCTGCCCCCGTCGGTGCGCGCCCGCGTCTCCGTCGAGGCCGGGATCGCCCAGTCCTGGCACCGGTTCACCGGTGACCTCGGCGAGAACGTCTCGATCGAGCACTTCGGTGCGTCGGCGGACTACAAGACCCTGTTCGAGAAGTTCGGCTTCACCACCGACGCGGTCGTCGATGCCGCGCGGCGAAGCCTGGAGAACGCGCGCTCCCACGCGTGA
- the tal gene encoding transaldolase produces MTNNQNLTALSQAGVAIWLDDLSRQRITSGNLTELINDYAVVGVTSNPTIFAKALSNAADYNDQVRELAARGAGVDDTVRELTTKDVRDAADVFRNVYEAGDDGRVSLEVDPRLAHDTDRTVAEALELWKAVDRPNLMVKIPATVEGLPAITRVLAEGVSVNVTLIFSVDRYRDVMDAYLAGLEQAKANGHELNTIASVASFFVSRVDSEIDKRLEGLEGGQDLQGKAAIANARLAYAAYEEVFSSDRFQALAASGAKPQRALWASTGVKSPEYSDTRYVDQLVAPNTVNTMPEATLFATADHAQVDGDQVSGTKDVSQQVFDDLTAAGIDLDDVFAVLEREGVEKFEKSWEELLDTVREQLDQAK; encoded by the coding sequence GTGACGAACAACCAGAACCTCACCGCGCTCAGCCAGGCGGGCGTGGCGATCTGGCTGGACGACCTGTCCCGCCAGCGGATCACGTCCGGCAACCTGACCGAGCTGATCAACGACTACGCGGTCGTGGGCGTCACCAGCAACCCCACGATCTTCGCGAAGGCGCTGTCGAACGCGGCCGACTACAACGACCAGGTACGTGAGCTCGCCGCCCGCGGTGCCGGCGTGGACGACACCGTCCGCGAGCTGACCACCAAGGACGTGCGCGACGCCGCCGACGTCTTCCGCAACGTCTACGAGGCGGGCGACGACGGCCGGGTCTCGCTGGAGGTGGACCCGCGGCTGGCGCACGACACCGACCGCACGGTCGCCGAGGCGCTCGAGCTGTGGAAGGCCGTGGACCGGCCGAACCTGATGGTCAAGATCCCGGCGACGGTCGAGGGCCTGCCCGCGATCACCCGGGTGCTGGCCGAGGGCGTCAGCGTGAACGTGACGCTGATCTTCTCCGTGGACCGCTACCGGGACGTGATGGACGCGTACCTGGCCGGTCTGGAGCAGGCCAAGGCCAACGGCCACGAGCTGAACACCATCGCCTCGGTCGCATCGTTTTTCGTGTCCCGCGTGGACAGCGAGATCGACAAGCGGCTGGAGGGCCTCGAGGGCGGCCAGGACCTGCAGGGCAAGGCGGCCATCGCCAACGCCCGGCTGGCCTACGCGGCCTACGAGGAGGTCTTCTCCTCCGACCGGTTCCAGGCGCTCGCCGCGTCCGGCGCGAAGCCGCAGCGCGCGCTGTGGGCCTCGACCGGCGTGAAGTCCCCGGAGTACTCCGACACCCGCTACGTCGACCAGCTGGTGGCGCCGAACACGGTGAACACCATGCCGGAGGCGACGCTGTTCGCCACCGCCGACCACGCGCAGGTGGACGGTGACCAGGTCAGCGGCACGAAGGACGTCTCGCAGCAGGTGTTCGACGACCTGACCGCCGCCGGAATCGACCTCGACGACGTGTTCGCGGTGCTGGAGCGCGAGGGCGTCGAGAAGTTCGAGAAATCCTGGGAGGAACTGCTCGACACTGTTCGCGAGCAGCTCGACCAGGCCAAGTAG
- a CDS encoding glucose-6-phosphate isomerase — protein sequence MATETSVEIADEGLAGEARPLAERLTSGAAASGLAAGDATLWGADAESEASIRLSWTTLHETSRPLLAEIDALRAELHADGVDRVVLAGMGGSSLAPEVIAATAGVPLTVLDTTDPGQVGDALSGDLDRTVLVVSSKSGNTVETDSHRRIFEAAFSANGIDPATRIVVVTDPGSPMETAAREAGYRRVFTADPNVGGRYSALTAFGLVPAGLAGADIATLLDDAATAFELVSADSESNPAIRLAAAWAAAHEHGAEKLVLADGGSGIPGFGDWAEQLIAESTGKQGTGLLPVVVENSEAPGFADAGRDATTIAIGGAVDGAQLVTTGPLGAQFLLWEFATALAGKLLGINPFDQPDVEAAKKAARALLDGPSGGPVVTPVLVSGQIEVHASGDWFSAGVGTVAEALRAFVKSAPSTGYLAVQAYLDRLDDASAALLRPELARRTGLQTTFGWGPRFLHSTGQYHKGGHQNGAFLQITGEPENDLDVPDRPYTLASLQRAQALGDGQVLMQHNRPVLRLHLTDRAAGLVELVKAVQDLHDERGGA from the coding sequence ATGGCAACCGAAACTTCAGTCGAGATCGCAGACGAGGGGCTGGCAGGGGAGGCTCGCCCGCTGGCCGAGCGGCTGACCTCGGGTGCGGCGGCGAGCGGCCTCGCGGCCGGCGACGCCACCCTCTGGGGCGCGGACGCTGAGAGCGAGGCGTCGATCCGGCTTTCCTGGACCACGCTGCACGAGACTTCCCGCCCGCTGCTCGCGGAGATCGACGCGCTGCGCGCGGAGCTGCACGCCGACGGCGTGGACCGGGTCGTGCTCGCCGGAATGGGCGGTTCCTCGCTGGCGCCCGAAGTGATCGCCGCGACCGCGGGCGTGCCGCTGACCGTGCTGGACACCACCGACCCGGGGCAGGTCGGCGACGCCCTGTCCGGCGACCTGGACCGCACCGTGCTGGTCGTGTCGTCGAAGTCCGGCAACACCGTCGAGACCGACAGCCACCGCCGCATCTTCGAGGCCGCTTTTTCCGCGAACGGAATCGATCCGGCTACCCGCATCGTGGTGGTCACCGACCCTGGGTCACCGATGGAGACGGCCGCGCGGGAGGCCGGTTACCGGCGGGTGTTCACCGCTGACCCGAACGTGGGTGGCCGCTACTCGGCGCTGACCGCGTTCGGGCTGGTCCCCGCCGGATTGGCCGGTGCGGACATCGCGACCCTGCTCGATGACGCGGCCACCGCGTTCGAACTGGTCAGTGCCGATTCCGAGAGCAACCCGGCGATTCGGCTGGCCGCGGCCTGGGCGGCGGCGCACGAGCACGGCGCCGAGAAGCTGGTGCTCGCCGACGGAGGCTCCGGCATCCCCGGCTTCGGCGACTGGGCCGAGCAGCTGATCGCCGAGTCCACCGGCAAGCAGGGCACCGGCCTGCTGCCGGTCGTCGTGGAGAACTCCGAAGCCCCCGGCTTCGCCGACGCGGGCCGCGACGCCACGACCATCGCCATCGGTGGCGCCGTCGACGGCGCGCAGCTGGTGACGACCGGCCCGCTGGGCGCGCAGTTCCTGCTGTGGGAGTTCGCCACGGCGCTGGCCGGGAAGTTGCTCGGCATCAACCCGTTCGACCAGCCCGACGTGGAGGCCGCGAAGAAGGCGGCCCGCGCCCTGCTCGACGGCCCGTCCGGCGGTCCGGTGGTGACTCCGGTGCTGGTGTCGGGACAGATCGAGGTCCACGCCTCCGGCGACTGGTTCAGCGCGGGCGTGGGCACCGTGGCCGAGGCGCTGCGCGCGTTCGTCAAGTCCGCGCCGAGCACCGGCTACCTGGCGGTGCAGGCCTACCTGGACCGCCTCGACGACGCCTCCGCCGCGCTGCTGCGCCCGGAGCTGGCCCGCCGCACCGGGTTGCAGACCACGTTCGGCTGGGGTCCGCGATTCCTGCACTCCACCGGCCAGTACCACAAGGGCGGCCACCAGAACGGCGCGTTCCTGCAGATCACCGGTGAACCCGAGAACGACCTGGACGTCCCGGATCGGCCCTACACGCTGGCGAGCCTGCAACGGGCGCAGGCGCTGGGCGACGGGCAGGTGCTGATGCAGCACAACCGCCCGGTGCTGCGACTGCACCTGACCGACCGGGCCGCCGGCCTGGTCGAACTGGTCAAGGCCGTCCAGGACCTGCACGACGAGAGGGGTGGAGCGTGA
- the zwf gene encoding glucose-6-phosphate dehydrogenase, with protein MSSRDLPRNPLRDPRDKRLPRIAGPSGLTIFGVTGDLSRKKLMPAIYDLANRGLLPPGFALTGFARRDWEDQDFMQVVYEAVKEHARTPFHQTVWDRLAEGIRFVPGSFDDPDAFDRLAETVKQLDKERGTGGNHAFYLSVPPSAFPTVLTQLSRSGLTDQSPDQWRRVVIEKPFGHDLESAQHLNKIVNEVFPEDSVFRIDHYLGKETVQNILALRFANQLFEPLWNAHYVDHVQITMAEDIGLGGRAGYYDGIGAARDVIQNHLLQLMALTAMEEPVSFAPQDLRAEKLKVLSATKPVGPFDETTARGQYTGGWQGGSLVPGLHEEGGFSDDSTTETYAAITLEVESRRWAGVPFYLRTGKRLGRRVTEIAVVFKRAPHLPFDDTMTEELGQNALVIRVQPDEGVTMRFGSKVPGTSMEVRDVTMDFGYGHAFTESSPEAYERLILDVLLGEPSLFPVNAEVEQSWKILDPVLDYWAARGAPENYKAGTWGPPAADAMMARTGRVWRRP; from the coding sequence GTGAGCTCCCGAGACCTGCCGCGCAACCCGCTGCGGGATCCGCGCGACAAGCGCCTGCCGCGGATCGCCGGGCCGTCCGGCCTGACGATCTTCGGCGTGACCGGGGACCTGTCCCGCAAGAAGCTGATGCCCGCGATCTACGACCTGGCCAACCGGGGGCTGCTGCCGCCGGGGTTCGCCCTGACCGGCTTCGCTCGCCGGGACTGGGAGGACCAGGACTTCATGCAGGTCGTCTACGAGGCGGTCAAGGAGCACGCGCGCACGCCGTTCCACCAGACGGTCTGGGACCGGCTGGCGGAGGGCATCCGCTTCGTGCCGGGCTCGTTCGACGACCCGGACGCGTTCGACCGGCTCGCCGAGACCGTCAAGCAGCTCGACAAGGAACGCGGCACCGGCGGCAACCACGCCTTCTACCTGTCGGTTCCGCCGTCGGCGTTCCCGACGGTGCTCACCCAGCTGTCCCGCTCCGGGCTGACCGACCAGTCGCCCGATCAGTGGCGCCGGGTGGTCATCGAGAAGCCGTTCGGGCACGACCTGGAGAGCGCCCAGCACCTCAACAAGATCGTCAACGAGGTGTTCCCCGAGGACTCGGTGTTCCGCATCGACCACTACCTCGGCAAGGAGACGGTGCAGAACATCCTGGCGCTGCGCTTCGCGAACCAGCTGTTCGAGCCGTTGTGGAACGCCCACTACGTCGACCACGTGCAGATCACGATGGCCGAGGACATCGGGCTGGGCGGCCGGGCCGGGTACTACGACGGCATCGGCGCGGCCCGCGACGTCATCCAGAACCACCTGCTGCAGCTGATGGCGCTGACCGCGATGGAGGAGCCGGTGAGCTTCGCCCCGCAGGATCTGCGCGCGGAGAAGCTCAAGGTGCTGTCGGCGACCAAGCCCGTCGGCCCGTTCGACGAGACGACGGCGCGCGGGCAGTACACCGGCGGCTGGCAGGGCGGTTCGCTGGTGCCGGGCCTGCACGAGGAAGGCGGGTTCTCGGACGACTCGACCACCGAGACCTACGCGGCGATCACCCTCGAGGTGGAGAGCCGGCGTTGGGCCGGGGTGCCGTTCTACCTGCGCACCGGCAAGCGGCTGGGCCGACGCGTCACGGAGATCGCCGTGGTGTTCAAGCGCGCCCCGCACCTGCCGTTCGACGACACCATGACCGAGGAGCTGGGCCAGAACGCCCTGGTCATCCGGGTTCAGCCGGATGAGGGTGTGACGATGCGCTTCGGTTCGAAGGTCCCCGGCACCTCGATGGAGGTGCGGGACGTGACGATGGACTTCGGCTACGGCCACGCGTTCACCGAGTCGTCCCCGGAGGCCTACGAGCGCCTGATCCTGGACGTGCTGCTGGGCGAGCCGTCGCTGTTCCCGGTCAACGCCGAGGTCGAGCAGTCCTGGAAGATCCTCGACCCGGTGCTGGACTACTGGGCGGCGCGCGGAGCGCCGGAGAACTACAAGGCCGGGACGTGGGGTCCGCCCGCGGCGGACGCCATGATGGCCCGCACCGGACGCGTCTGGAGGCGACCGTGA
- the opcA gene encoding glucose-6-phosphate dehydrogenase assembly protein OpcA, which translates to MIIDLPSTTTSQVNKKMVELRETGGAVALGRVLTLVIVTGDGTETEKAIQAANDASREHPARVIVVARGSKEAAPRLDAQIRIGGDAGASEVVVLRLYGALADEGAGSVVPLLLPDAPVVAWWPTEAPEVPAKDPIGLLSHRRITDAAAAPDPIKSLQSRVKSYVEGDTDMSWTRLTSWRAMLTAALDLPPYEAVTSAVVTGAAGSPSTDLLAAWLGAYLEVPVQRVEHSRGPGIVSAELRRPSGSVKIVRPDGKVGTLTQPGQPDRQIALHRREVRDCLAEELRRLDPDEIYEVTLGGLGGIRRTDEPDPEPPEAEQDGSVPEQTAEGDA; encoded by the coding sequence GTGATCATCGACCTGCCCTCGACCACCACCTCGCAGGTCAACAAGAAGATGGTCGAGCTGCGCGAGACCGGTGGTGCGGTCGCGCTCGGCCGAGTCCTCACCTTGGTGATCGTCACCGGGGACGGCACGGAGACCGAGAAGGCCATCCAGGCCGCCAACGACGCCAGCCGGGAACATCCGGCGCGGGTGATCGTGGTGGCACGGGGTTCGAAGGAGGCCGCGCCGCGGCTGGACGCGCAGATCCGCATCGGCGGGGACGCGGGTGCCTCGGAGGTCGTGGTGCTGCGCCTCTACGGCGCGCTGGCCGACGAGGGCGCCGGTTCGGTGGTGCCGTTGCTGCTGCCGGACGCTCCGGTCGTGGCCTGGTGGCCCACCGAGGCGCCCGAGGTCCCGGCGAAGGACCCGATCGGGCTGTTGTCGCACCGCCGGATCACCGACGCGGCCGCGGCCCCCGACCCGATCAAGTCCCTCCAGTCCCGCGTCAAGTCCTATGTGGAGGGTGACACGGACATGTCGTGGACCCGGCTCACCTCGTGGCGCGCGATGCTGACCGCGGCACTGGACCTGCCGCCTTACGAGGCGGTGACCAGCGCGGTCGTCACCGGCGCCGCGGGCTCGCCGTCCACGGATCTGCTGGCCGCGTGGCTGGGCGCCTACCTGGAGGTGCCGGTGCAGCGGGTGGAGCACTCGCGCGGACCGGGCATCGTCTCGGCGGAACTGCGGCGGCCCTCCGGCTCGGTCAAGATCGTCCGCCCGGACGGCAAGGTCGGCACGTTGACCCAGCCGGGCCAGCCGGACCGGCAAATCGCGCTGCACCGCCGCGAGGTCCGGGACTGCTTGGCCGAGGAGCTGCGGCGGCTCGACCCGGACGAGATCTACGAGGTCACCCTGGGCGGCCTCGGCGGCATCCGGCGCACCGACGAACCGGACCCGGAACCGCCCGAGGCCGAGCAGGACGGTTCGGTTCCGGAGCAGACGGCGGAAGGCGACGCATGA
- the pgl gene encoding 6-phosphogluconolactonase, with amino-acid sequence MTKHQVVVHRDGEVLAAAAAARLITRIVDAQTAHGTASVVLTGGRTGIGVLEQVRLSPARDAVDWANVDVYWGDERFLPDGDPERNETQARTALLDHVGIDPARVHPMAPSDGKFGADADAAAAHYAELLATTAEPAADFPAPRFDVLLLGVGEEGHTASLFPATPYVREEQRAVVGVHDCPKPPPTRISLTLPAIRSAVEVWLMTTGAAKAGPVAEALGGAESDDIPAAGAVGRDRTLWLLDPDAAAQVPHRN; translated from the coding sequence ATGACCAAGCACCAAGTCGTCGTGCACCGCGACGGCGAAGTCCTGGCGGCGGCGGCCGCCGCCAGGTTGATCACCCGGATCGTGGACGCGCAGACCGCGCACGGGACGGCATCGGTGGTGCTCACCGGCGGCCGCACCGGCATCGGCGTGCTCGAACAGGTCCGGCTCTCCCCCGCCCGCGACGCCGTGGACTGGGCGAACGTGGACGTGTACTGGGGCGATGAGCGGTTCCTGCCGGATGGCGACCCGGAGCGCAACGAGACCCAGGCCCGAACGGCACTGCTCGATCACGTGGGCATCGACCCGGCCCGGGTGCACCCGATGGCACCGTCCGATGGCAAGTTCGGCGCGGACGCCGACGCGGCCGCCGCGCACTACGCGGAGCTGCTGGCCACGACCGCCGAGCCCGCCGCCGATTTCCCGGCGCCGCGGTTCGACGTGCTGCTGCTCGGCGTCGGCGAGGAGGGGCACACGGCTTCGCTGTTCCCCGCTACGCCGTACGTCCGGGAGGAGCAGCGGGCGGTCGTGGGCGTGCACGACTGCCCGAAGCCGCCGCCGACGCGGATCTCGCTGACGCTGCCCGCGATCCGCTCGGCGGTCGAGGTGTGGCTGATGACGACGGGTGCCGCGAAGGCCGGTCCGGTGGCCGAAGCGCTCGGCGGCGCCGAGTCGGACGACATTCCGGCTGCCGGTGCCGTCGGCCGGGATCGCACGTTGTGGCTGCTGGATCCGGACGCGGCGGCTCAGGTTCCGCACCGGAACTGA
- a CDS encoding pyridoxamine 5'-phosphate oxidase family protein: MTEPTASPAPPLSATARTSLGRRKDRAGTDRTSLHEVLDAALICHLGLVLDGHPQVLPTGFGRDGDVLYLHGSSGARSMLAAGDEPQVCVTVTLLDAVVYSRTLNDHSMNYRSAVIYGRPRVVTDPAEKDHGLRVLSEHLAPGSWEHARVPNAKELAAVTVLALPLNEASVKARTGPPADDPAEYATGAWAGVLPLHQQWGTPIPAPDLAAGIPAPPHITDRRT, from the coding sequence ATGACCGAACCGACCGCCTCCCCCGCTCCGCCGCTGTCCGCCACCGCCCGAACCTCCCTGGGCCGCAGAAAGGACCGGGCGGGCACCGACCGGACGAGCCTGCACGAAGTCCTCGACGCCGCCCTGATCTGCCATCTCGGTCTGGTTCTGGACGGGCACCCGCAGGTGTTGCCCACCGGGTTCGGCCGAGACGGCGACGTGCTCTACCTGCACGGTTCCAGCGGGGCGCGCAGCATGCTCGCCGCAGGCGATGAGCCGCAGGTGTGCGTGACCGTCACCTTGCTCGACGCGGTCGTGTACTCGCGCACCCTCAACGACCACTCGATGAACTACCGCAGCGCCGTGATCTACGGCAGGCCGCGAGTGGTGACGGATCCCGCGGAGAAGGACCACGGGCTGCGCGTGCTCTCCGAACACCTCGCGCCCGGTTCGTGGGAGCACGCCCGCGTCCCGAACGCGAAGGAGCTCGCGGCGGTGACGGTGCTGGCGCTGCCGCTGAACGAGGCCTCGGTGAAGGCGCGCACCGGCCCGCCCGCCGACGACCCGGCGGAATACGCGACGGGCGCCTGGGCGGGAGTGCTGCCGCTGCACCAGCAGTGGGGAACCCCGATCCCCGCCCCGGACCTGGCCGCCGGCATCCCCGCCCCACCGCACATCACCGACCGCCGAACCTGA
- a CDS encoding phosphotransferase family protein, giving the protein MSAVQETPGPRELRARRAVRAVTGRGDAGFERALEPLVGRTRWAAEHDCLFLTGDLDDLFVTVLLTAFADLVDTEQVAQSAAAAHSAGVAPAVRAVAGEAGAIAYARLPGTYHSLQPHDLREADVLGAVAAVKRALHRGPAMPLDRDVFDEAEQWAELAAAEDAELPADFTWMRDQVRRIGMALRAAGRDVRPCHRDGSSSNVLLGPGNDVQLVDFDIAGNADPHHDIATMLVETCQLDDEWRRAAELIDGRPDEQRLARYRLNAIADDLSMGAWALLAGARGTSGFTRYGQWRLLRCRYALRNRLFDTWLRRA; this is encoded by the coding sequence ATGAGCGCCGTTCAAGAGACGCCCGGTCCCCGTGAACTCCGCGCCCGCCGCGCGGTGCGAGCGGTGACCGGACGCGGGGACGCCGGATTCGAGCGAGCGCTGGAGCCGCTGGTCGGTCGCACCCGGTGGGCGGCCGAGCACGACTGCCTGTTCCTCACCGGTGACCTGGACGACCTGTTCGTGACGGTCCTGCTCACCGCCTTCGCCGATCTCGTCGACACCGAGCAGGTGGCGCAGTCCGCGGCCGCCGCGCACTCCGCCGGGGTCGCTCCCGCCGTGCGCGCCGTGGCCGGTGAGGCGGGAGCCATCGCCTACGCGCGGCTGCCCGGCACCTACCACTCGTTGCAGCCGCACGACCTGCGTGAAGCCGACGTGCTCGGCGCGGTCGCCGCCGTGAAGCGCGCGCTGCACCGGGGGCCGGCGATGCCGCTGGATCGGGACGTGTTCGACGAGGCCGAGCAGTGGGCGGAGCTCGCGGCCGCGGAGGACGCGGAACTACCGGCGGACTTCACCTGGATGCGAGACCAGGTGCGCCGGATCGGTATGGCGCTGCGCGCGGCGGGCCGGGACGTGCGGCCCTGCCATCGGGACGGCAGCTCGTCGAACGTGCTGCTCGGACCGGGCAACGACGTGCAGCTGGTCGACTTCGACATCGCGGGCAACGCCGATCCGCACCACGACATCGCGACGATGCTGGTGGAGACCTGCCAGCTCGACGACGAGTGGCGGCGGGCCGCGGAGCTCATCGACGGGCGGCCCGACGAACAGCGGCTGGCGCGGTACCGGCTCAACGCGATCGCCGACGACCTGTCGATGGGGGCGTGGGCGCTGCTCGCCGGCGCTCGCGGAACGTCCGGGTTCACGAGGTACGGCCAGTGGCGGTTGCTGCGCTGCCGTTACGCCCTGCGGAACCGCCTGTTCGACACCTGGCTTCGGAGAGCCTGA
- the rraA gene encoding ribonuclease E activity regulator RraA produces MDLSTADLADREGPAIRSCDVQFRQYGGRAEFFGRIRTVTCFQDNALLKKILSEPGEGQVLVIDGAASVHTALVGDLIAELGRSNGWNGIVVNGAVRDTAVLAGMDFGVKALGSNPRKSTKNGDGVVDDPVEIGGVRFVPGEYLVSDHDGVVVLTEP; encoded by the coding sequence ATGGACCTGTCGACCGCTGACCTCGCGGACCGCGAAGGCCCGGCCATTCGCAGCTGTGACGTGCAGTTCCGGCAGTACGGAGGACGGGCCGAGTTTTTCGGGCGCATCCGCACGGTGACCTGCTTCCAGGACAACGCGCTGCTCAAGAAGATCCTCTCCGAGCCGGGAGAGGGCCAGGTCCTGGTGATCGACGGGGCGGCCTCGGTGCACACGGCGCTGGTAGGGGACCTGATCGCCGAGCTCGGCCGTTCCAACGGCTGGAACGGGATCGTCGTCAACGGCGCGGTGCGGGACACCGCGGTGCTGGCGGGCATGGACTTCGGGGTGAAGGCGCTCGGCTCCAATCCGCGCAAGAGTACGAAGAACGGTGATGGTGTCGTCGACGATCCGGTGGAGATCGGCGGCGTGCGCTTCGTACCGGGCGAATACCTGGTCAGCGATCACGACGGCGTGGTGGTGCTGACCGAGCCGTGA